A genome region from Frankineae bacterium MT45 includes the following:
- a CDS encoding two component transcriptional regulator, LuxR family (manually curated), translating into MIRLLVADDQGMIRAALVALLELEEDFTVVAQVGRGDEVVTAARNSAAEVALLDIEMPGLDGLAAAAALNHELPACRVLILTTFGRPGYLRRAMEAGALGFVVKDAPAEQLADAVRRVSRGERVVDPALAAATLAGGASPLTGRERDVLVAARDGATVADIAAKLFLSPGTVRNYLSAAIAKTDTRNRVEAVRRAEQRGWL; encoded by the coding sequence TTGATCCGACTTCTCGTCGCCGATGATCAGGGAATGATCCGGGCCGCGCTGGTGGCCCTGCTGGAGTTGGAGGAGGACTTCACTGTCGTGGCCCAGGTCGGGCGCGGCGATGAGGTCGTCACGGCGGCGCGAAACAGCGCGGCCGAAGTTGCCCTCCTCGACATAGAGATGCCCGGTCTCGACGGCCTGGCCGCGGCCGCCGCACTGAATCATGAACTGCCGGCCTGCCGGGTACTCATCCTCACCACGTTCGGGCGACCGGGGTACCTGCGTCGGGCCATGGAGGCCGGCGCCCTCGGGTTCGTCGTCAAGGACGCCCCGGCCGAGCAGCTGGCCGACGCGGTTCGCCGGGTCTCCCGCGGCGAGCGGGTCGTCGACCCGGCCCTGGCCGCGGCCACCCTGGCCGGCGGGGCCTCGCCGCTGACCGGACGGGAGCGCGACGTGCTGGTGGCGGCCCGGGACGGGGCGACGGTGGCCGACATCGCGGCCAAACTCTTCCTCTCGCCGGGCACCGTGCGTAACTACCTGTCTGCCGCAATCGCCAAGACGGACACCCGAAACCGGGTGGAAGCGGTCAGACGGGCCGAGCAGCGCGGCTGGCTGTGA
- a CDS encoding two-component system, NarL family, sensor histidine kinase DesK — protein MTRVMKPDTETAATRPGLAEDEATITNKMWRSGWQRYVFPSFWLIYLAQVASGVSKHSTGTAAVVGYALIFAFAACYLLAMTSGWSGQTRRFWMFYGLAIAIFVIELPLAQEDAFVCAVYLAVLAVASDHRFSTGIVAALVVSTIVVPALVPSWHTGLQFSTGLIVALVSGAMYGFFNLVRSNIALSEARAEVARLAAENERSRIARDLHDLLGHSLTTITVKASLARRLSGIDPARATQEISEVEELSRRALTDVRTAVSGYHDVTLIGEIASAREVLRAAGVDATLPGAVDVVDPSLQELFGWVTREGVTNIVRHSRAERCEILLGANWIDICDNGKGGLSGAGNGLSGLRERVEAAGGSVTIGGATGLIGFRLRVDVPLDSELVPS, from the coding sequence ATGACGAGAGTGATGAAGCCCGACACAGAGACGGCGGCCACCCGCCCCGGCCTGGCCGAAGATGAGGCCACGATCACCAATAAGATGTGGCGATCCGGCTGGCAGCGCTACGTCTTTCCGTCCTTCTGGCTCATCTATCTGGCCCAGGTGGCCAGCGGGGTAAGCAAGCACTCGACGGGCACCGCCGCCGTCGTCGGCTATGCGCTGATCTTCGCCTTCGCCGCCTGCTACCTGCTGGCCATGACGTCGGGTTGGAGCGGCCAGACCCGACGATTCTGGATGTTCTACGGGCTGGCCATCGCCATCTTTGTCATCGAACTGCCGCTGGCCCAGGAGGATGCCTTCGTCTGCGCGGTATACCTGGCCGTGCTGGCCGTCGCCAGCGATCATCGTTTTTCGACCGGGATAGTCGCCGCTCTCGTCGTCTCCACCATCGTCGTACCGGCGCTGGTTCCGTCCTGGCACACCGGCCTGCAGTTCTCCACCGGCCTGATCGTCGCCCTCGTATCCGGCGCGATGTACGGATTCTTCAACCTGGTTCGCTCCAACATCGCGCTCAGCGAAGCCCGGGCCGAGGTGGCCCGTCTCGCCGCCGAGAACGAACGCTCGAGAATTGCCCGTGATCTGCACGATCTTCTCGGCCACTCGCTCACCACGATCACGGTGAAGGCCAGCCTGGCCCGGAGGCTGTCGGGTATCGACCCGGCCCGGGCCACCCAGGAGATCAGCGAGGTGGAAGAACTCTCCCGCCGGGCCCTGACCGACGTCCGGACCGCGGTCTCCGGCTATCACGACGTCACCCTGATCGGCGAGATCGCCAGCGCCCGCGAAGTGCTCCGGGCCGCCGGCGTCGACGCCACCCTGCCGGGCGCGGTGGACGTGGTCGACCCGTCATTGCAGGAACTCTTCGGCTGGGTGACGCGGGAGGGGGTCACCAACATCGTGCGCCACTCCCGGGCCGAGCGCTGCGAGATCCTGCTCGGGGCGAACTGGATCGACATCTGCGACAACGGCAAGGGCGGCCTCTCGGGCGCCGGCAACGGTCTCAGTGGGCTCCGTGAACGGGTCGAGGCGGCCGGCGGATCGGTGACAATCGGCGGCGCGACCGGGCTGATCGGCTTCCGGCTGCGCGTCGACGTCCCGCTGGACTCCGAGTTGGTCCCGAGTTGA
- a CDS encoding ABC-2 type transport system permease protein — protein sequence MNATYAKYEFLRLFRNKRFFIFSIGIPLALFLTIGGANKDQTLDQGAFNISFLLYYMVGMAGYGATIAALAGGARIAAERSVGWNRQLRLTPLTPRNYFQVKVLTGYFMAMLSIALVYAAGVALGVRIHPIGDWFQMTGLMLVALIPFLAMGIVFGHLLTVDSIGPALGGSSALFGFLGGQWTPLPATGALHFIAECIPSYWMTQASHVGIGGAGWPAKGWLVVGIWAVAMTVVAVQVYRRDTRRV from the coding sequence ATGAACGCGACCTACGCGAAGTACGAATTCCTCCGACTTTTCCGGAACAAACGGTTCTTCATCTTCTCGATCGGAATCCCGCTCGCCCTCTTCCTGACCATCGGCGGCGCCAACAAGGACCAGACGCTTGACCAGGGAGCCTTCAACATCAGCTTCCTGCTGTATTACATGGTCGGGATGGCCGGCTACGGCGCCACCATCGCCGCCCTCGCCGGTGGTGCCCGGATCGCCGCCGAACGGAGCGTCGGCTGGAACCGACAGCTGCGCCTCACCCCGCTGACCCCGAGAAACTACTTCCAGGTGAAGGTCCTCACCGGCTACTTCATGGCCATGCTGAGCATCGCGCTGGTCTACGCCGCCGGGGTCGCCCTCGGCGTGCGTATCCACCCGATCGGCGACTGGTTTCAGATGACCGGTTTGATGCTGGTCGCACTGATCCCCTTTCTGGCTATGGGGATCGTCTTCGGTCATCTGCTCACCGTCGACTCGATCGGGCCCGCACTGGGTGGCAGCTCGGCCCTCTTCGGCTTCCTGGGCGGGCAGTGGACCCCGTTACCGGCAACCGGCGCCCTGCACTTCATCGCCGAGTGCATCCCGTCGTACTGGATGACCCAGGCCAGTCACGTCGGCATCGGCGGCGCCGGGTGGCCGGCCAAGGGCTGGCTGGTGGTCGGCATCTGGGCGGTCGCGATGACCGTCGTCGCCGTGCAGGTGTACCGCCGTGACACTCGGCGCGTCTGA
- a CDS encoding ABC-2 type transport system ATP-binding protein → MSTPAAERPYAGIELTGLVKSFKSPQGPVHAVRGVDLQIAPGETVALLGPNGAGKSTTIDMLLGLLPPDAGSVSLFGMTPAAAIKRGAIGAMLQSGAVLNDLTVRELIDMMGSLYPHPLPIDETLALANIADIADRKTNKLSGGQTQRVRFGVALVSNPDLLVLDEPTVAMDVEARRDFWATMRSFTDRGKTVVFATHYLEEADAYADRIVLMARGQIVADGAATELKAKVGTRTIRVTLPDADLAALGELPGVSSAEVHGDAVQLLCADSDAALRALLSAYPAARDIEVTGAGLEQAFLQLTGDEESDATTSINPSGASR, encoded by the coding sequence ATGAGCACCCCAGCGGCCGAGCGGCCGTACGCAGGTATCGAACTCACCGGCCTGGTGAAGTCCTTCAAGTCCCCCCAAGGGCCGGTGCACGCGGTGCGGGGGGTGGATCTGCAGATCGCGCCCGGCGAGACGGTGGCCCTCCTCGGCCCCAACGGCGCCGGGAAGTCGACGACGATCGACATGCTGCTCGGGCTGCTGCCACCGGACGCCGGCAGCGTCTCCCTCTTCGGGATGACGCCGGCCGCGGCCATCAAGCGCGGGGCGATCGGGGCGATGCTGCAGTCCGGCGCGGTGCTCAACGACCTGACGGTGCGGGAACTGATCGACATGATGGGCTCCCTCTACCCGCATCCGCTCCCCATCGACGAGACCCTGGCCCTGGCCAACATCGCCGACATCGCCGATCGGAAGACGAACAAGCTCTCCGGTGGGCAGACCCAGCGCGTCCGCTTCGGCGTCGCCCTGGTCAGCAACCCGGACCTCCTCGTCCTCGACGAGCCGACGGTGGCGATGGACGTCGAGGCCCGGCGTGATTTCTGGGCCACCATGCGCAGCTTCACCGACCGCGGCAAGACCGTCGTCTTCGCCACGCATTACTTGGAGGAGGCCGACGCCTACGCCGACCGGATCGTGCTCATGGCCCGCGGCCAGATCGTCGCCGACGGCGCCGCCACCGAACTGAAGGCGAAGGTCGGCACGCGGACGATCCGGGTCACCCTCCCCGACGCCGACCTAGCGGCCTTGGGCGAACTCCCCGGAGTGAGTAGCGCCGAAGTGCACGGCGACGCGGTGCAACTGCTCTGCGCCGACTCGGATGCTGCGCTGCGAGCGCTACTCAGCGCCTACCCCGCGGCCCGCGACATCGAGGTCACCGGCGCCGGCCTGGAGCAGGCCTTCCTGCAGCTCACCGGCGACGAAGAGTCCGACGCAACGACGAGCATCAACCCGAGTGGAGCATCACGATGA
- a CDS encoding lysyl-tRNA synthetase, class II, with amino-acid sequence MTAATPPADSSVPTDSAALSDGSDGVTGLLDEGMDDAPEQVRVRREKYDRLIADPQHAPYPVNVPRTTSLADVRAKFPELPPDTATDEQVGVTGRVIFVRTGGKLCFATLREGGVELQVMFSLANVGEQRLADFKADVDLGDLLFVQGEVITSRSGELSVLADAWRITAKALRPLPVAHKPLSEETRVRQRYVDLIVRPEARQIVSTRAAVIRSIRETLHERQYLEVETPILQSVHGGAAARPFHTHLNAFDLDMSLRIATELFLKRCVVGGIDRVYEIGRTFRNEGVDSTHSPEFTMLEAYEAYGDYDTMAELTRTLIQNAAAAADVAVPVTADGVEIDLGGTWRTVTIHELVSEAVGDPVDVDTEASVLRSHADRLSVALKPEWDAGEIVLELYEKLVEHTLIQPTFVRDYPASVRPLARPHRNDPRLAEAWDLIIGGMEVAPAYSELADPVEQRRRLVEQSLAAAKGDPEAMELDEDFLRALEYGMPPTGGMGMGVDRLVMLLTGRGIRETILFPLLKPLAN; translated from the coding sequence GTGACCGCCGCGACTCCGCCCGCCGATAGCTCTGTCCCGACCGACTCCGCCGCCCTCTCCGATGGGTCAGACGGGGTCACCGGGCTCCTCGACGAAGGGATGGACGACGCTCCCGAGCAGGTCCGGGTCCGTCGGGAGAAGTACGACCGGCTGATCGCCGATCCGCAGCATGCCCCGTACCCGGTCAACGTCCCCCGGACGACCTCGCTGGCCGACGTCCGGGCCAAATTCCCGGAGTTGCCGCCGGATACCGCCACCGATGAGCAGGTGGGCGTCACCGGCCGGGTGATCTTCGTGCGCACCGGTGGGAAGCTCTGCTTCGCCACCCTGCGTGAGGGCGGCGTCGAACTGCAGGTGATGTTCTCGCTGGCCAACGTCGGCGAGCAGCGGCTGGCCGACTTCAAGGCCGACGTCGACCTCGGTGATCTCCTCTTCGTGCAGGGTGAGGTGATCACCTCCCGCAGCGGTGAACTGTCGGTGCTGGCCGACGCGTGGCGGATCACCGCCAAGGCGCTGCGGCCGCTGCCGGTGGCCCACAAGCCGCTCTCGGAGGAGACCCGGGTCCGGCAGCGCTACGTCGACCTCATCGTGCGTCCCGAGGCCCGTCAGATCGTCTCGACCCGGGCCGCCGTGATCCGCTCGATCCGCGAGACCCTGCACGAGCGGCAGTATCTGGAGGTGGAGACGCCGATCCTGCAGAGCGTGCACGGCGGGGCCGCGGCCCGTCCCTTCCACACCCACCTGAACGCCTTCGATCTGGATATGTCGCTGCGAATCGCGACCGAGCTTTTCTTGAAGCGTTGCGTGGTCGGGGGCATCGATCGCGTCTATGAGATCGGCCGGACTTTCCGAAATGAGGGAGTCGACTCCACACATTCTCCCGAGTTCACAATGTTAGAAGCGTATGAAGCGTACGGCGACTACGACACCATGGCCGAGTTGACGCGGACGCTCATTCAAAATGCCGCCGCTGCAGCCGATGTTGCCGTACCGGTCACTGCTGACGGCGTCGAGATCGATCTCGGCGGCACGTGGCGCACGGTAACGATTCACGAATTGGTGTCGGAGGCGGTCGGAGACCCGGTTGACGTCGACACGGAGGCCTCCGTTCTGCGCTCCCATGCTGACAGGCTGTCAGTTGCATTGAAGCCGGAGTGGGACGCCGGGGAAATAGTTCTGGAACTGTACGAGAAATTAGTTGAGCACACACTCATCCAGCCCACATTTGTTCGAGACTACCCGGCTTCGGTGCGCCCGCTCGCCCGGCCGCATCGCAACGATCCGCGGCTGGCTGAGGCTTGGGACCTGATTATCGGCGGCATGGAGGTGGCTCCGGCCTACTCCGAACTCGCCGACCCGGTTGAGCAGCGACGCCGCCTGGTGGAGCAATCGCTGGCCGCGGCCAAGGGTGATCCCGAGGCGATGGAACTGGATGAGGATTTCCTGCGAGCCCTCGAATACGGCATGCCGCCGACGGGAGGAATGGGAATGGGCGTGGATAGGCTGGTAATGCTGCTCACGGGGCGCGGGATCCGCGAGACGATTCTCTTTCCATTGCTCAAACCGTTGGCCAATTAA
- a CDS encoding Lsr2 protein — MARRVNVTLVDDIDGSDAVETVSFGLDGAAYEIDLSAENSAQLRDALANFVGHARRAGRSTRPPAAPSRNGRGPAQVDREQTQAVRVWARANGHTVSDRGRIPASVFEAYNAAH; from the coding sequence ATGGCGCGAAGGGTGAACGTCACGCTCGTCGATGACATCGATGGAAGTGATGCGGTCGAGACGGTATCTTTTGGTCTCGATGGCGCGGCGTATGAGATTGATTTGTCGGCCGAGAATTCGGCTCAGCTTCGCGATGCGCTCGCAAATTTCGTCGGTCACGCGCGCCGTGCCGGTCGGAGCACCCGCCCGCCCGCTGCACCGAGCCGAAATGGCCGCGGTCCGGCGCAGGTCGATCGGGAGCAGACGCAGGCGGTTCGGGTCTGGGCGCGGGCCAATGGGCACACGGTGAGCGACCGCGGCCGAATTCCGGCCAGCGTCTTCGAGGCGTACAACGCCGCCCACTGA
- a CDS encoding L-aspartate 1-decarboxylase, with protein MFRTMLKSKIHRATVTQADLHYVGSVTVDADLLDAADLLPGEQVTIVDITNGARLETYTIEGERGSGIIGINGAAAHLVHPGDLVILISYAVLEDVEAKAYVPKVVHVDESNRIKHLGDDLAYPGTLPA; from the coding sequence ATGTTTCGGACAATGTTGAAGAGCAAGATCCACCGCGCGACGGTGACCCAGGCCGATCTGCACTACGTCGGCTCGGTCACGGTGGACGCTGATCTGCTAGACGCCGCCGATCTGCTCCCTGGCGAGCAGGTCACGATCGTCGACATCACCAACGGCGCCCGGCTGGAGACGTACACCATCGAGGGCGAGCGCGGCTCGGGCATCATCGGGATCAACGGGGCGGCCGCGCATCTCGTGCACCCGGGCGACCTGGTCATCCTGATCAGCTACGCCGTGCTGGAGGACGTAGAGGCGAAGGCCTACGTGCCCAAGGTCGTCCACGTGGACGAGAGCAACCGCATCAAGCACCTCGGCGACGATCTGGCCTACCCGGGCACGCTGCCGGCCTGA
- a CDS encoding ATP-dependent Clp protease ATP-binding subunit ClpC yields MFERFTDRARRVVVLAQEEARMLNHNYIGTEHILLGLIHEGEGVAAKALESLGISLEAVRQQVEEIIGQGQQAPSGHIPFTPRAKKVLELSLREALQLGHNYIGTEHILLGLIREGEGVAAQVLVKLGADLNRVRQQVIQLLNGYQSKEPAGTAAEATPSTSLVLDQFGRNLTQAAREGKLDPVIGRGKEIERVMQVLSRRTKNNPVLIGEPGVGKTAVVEGLAQAIVKGEVPETLKDKQLYTLDLGSLVAGSRYRGDFEERLKKVLKEIRTRGDIVMFIDEIHTLVGAGAAEGAIDAASILKPMLARGELQTIGATTLDEYRKHFEKDAALERRFQPVQVGEPTVAHTIEILKGLRDRYEAHHRVSITDAALVAAAGLADRYISDRFLPDKAIDLIDEAGSRMRIRRMTAPPDLREFDERIADVRREKESAIDSQDFEKAASLRDNEKTLIGEKAQREAEWKAGDLDVVSEVDDEQIAEVLALWTGIPVFKLTEEETARLLRMEDELHKRVIGQEQAIKAVSQAIRRTRAGLKDPKRPGGSFIFAGPSGVGKTELSKTLAEFLFGDADALIQLDMSEFHDRYTVSRLVGAPPGYVGYDEGGQLTEKVRRKPFSVVLFDEVEKAHPDVFNTLLQVLEDGRLTDGQGRIVDFKNTVLILTTNLGTRDVSKAVSLGFAGDHGDASSYERMKLKVNDELKQHFRPEFLNRIDDIIVFHQLSKDEIIKIVDLMLNRLDAQLKNKDMGLELTPAAKELLAEKGYDPVLGARPLRRTIQREIEDALSERILFGELTAGQIVVVDAEGEGKEAKFTFRGELKPSILPDIPPMGEVIAEP; encoded by the coding sequence ATGTTCGAGAGGTTCACTGACCGCGCGCGGCGGGTTGTTGTCCTGGCTCAAGAAGAGGCCCGGATGCTCAATCACAACTACATCGGCACCGAGCACATCCTGCTCGGTCTGATCCACGAGGGCGAGGGCGTCGCCGCCAAGGCTCTCGAGTCCCTCGGCATCTCGCTCGAAGCCGTCCGCCAGCAGGTTGAAGAGATCATTGGCCAGGGCCAGCAGGCGCCCAGCGGGCACATCCCGTTCACGCCTCGCGCCAAGAAGGTCCTTGAGCTGTCCCTGCGCGAGGCGCTGCAGCTCGGCCACAACTACATCGGCACCGAGCACATCCTGCTCGGCCTGATCCGCGAGGGCGAGGGCGTCGCCGCCCAGGTCCTGGTGAAGCTGGGTGCTGACCTCAACCGGGTCCGCCAGCAGGTCATCCAGCTCCTCAACGGCTACCAGAGCAAGGAGCCGGCCGGCACCGCCGCCGAGGCCACTCCGTCCACCTCGCTGGTCCTCGATCAGTTCGGCCGCAACCTCACCCAGGCTGCCCGCGAAGGCAAGCTTGACCCGGTGATCGGTCGCGGCAAGGAGATCGAGCGCGTCATGCAGGTGCTCAGTCGCCGCACCAAGAACAACCCGGTGCTCATCGGCGAGCCCGGCGTCGGCAAGACCGCGGTCGTCGAGGGCCTGGCCCAGGCGATCGTCAAGGGCGAGGTGCCGGAGACGCTGAAGGACAAGCAGCTCTACACCCTCGACCTCGGTTCGCTGGTCGCCGGTTCCCGCTACCGCGGTGACTTCGAAGAGCGTCTGAAGAAGGTGCTCAAGGAGATCCGCACCCGCGGTGACATCGTCATGTTCATCGACGAGATCCATACGCTGGTCGGGGCCGGTGCTGCCGAAGGCGCCATCGACGCCGCCTCCATCCTCAAGCCGATGCTGGCCCGCGGTGAGCTGCAGACCATTGGCGCCACCACCCTGGACGAGTACCGCAAGCACTTCGAGAAGGACGCTGCTCTGGAGCGGCGCTTCCAGCCGGTGCAGGTCGGCGAGCCCACCGTGGCCCACACGATCGAGATCCTCAAGGGTCTGCGGGACCGCTACGAGGCCCACCACCGGGTCTCCATCACCGACGCGGCCCTGGTTGCCGCGGCCGGCCTGGCCGACCGCTACATCAGCGACCGCTTCCTCCCCGACAAGGCGATCGACCTCATCGACGAGGCGGGTTCCCGGATGCGCATCCGCCGGATGACCGCACCGCCGGACCTGCGCGAGTTCGACGAGCGGATCGCCGACGTGCGCCGCGAGAAGGAGTCGGCGATCGATTCGCAGGACTTCGAGAAGGCGGCGTCGCTGCGCGACAACGAGAAGACGCTCATCGGCGAGAAGGCTCAGCGCGAAGCTGAGTGGAAGGCCGGTGACCTCGATGTCGTCTCCGAGGTCGACGACGAGCAGATCGCCGAGGTGCTGGCGCTCTGGACCGGTATCCCCGTCTTCAAGCTCACCGAAGAGGAGACCGCCCGGCTGCTGCGCATGGAGGATGAGCTGCACAAGCGGGTCATCGGCCAGGAGCAGGCCATCAAGGCCGTCTCGCAGGCCATCCGGCGCACCCGGGCCGGCCTCAAGGACCCGAAGCGCCCCGGTGGCTCGTTCATCTTCGCCGGCCCCTCGGGTGTCGGTAAGACCGAGCTCTCCAAGACGTTGGCCGAGTTCCTCTTCGGCGACGCGGACGCGCTCATCCAGCTCGACATGTCCGAGTTCCACGACCGGTACACGGTGTCCCGCCTCGTCGGTGCGCCCCCCGGCTACGTCGGCTACGACGAGGGTGGCCAGCTGACCGAGAAGGTGCGCCGCAAGCCGTTCTCCGTGGTCCTCTTCGACGAGGTCGAGAAGGCTCACCCGGACGTCTTCAACACGCTGCTGCAGGTGCTGGAGGACGGCCGCCTCACTGATGGCCAGGGCCGGATCGTGGACTTCAAGAACACGGTGCTGATCCTGACCACCAACCTCGGGACGCGCGACGTCTCGAAGGCGGTGTCGCTCGGCTTCGCCGGTGACCACGGTGACGCATCCAGCTACGAGCGGATGAAGTTGAAGGTGAACGACGAGCTCAAGCAGCACTTCCGGCCTGAGTTCCTCAACCGCATCGATGACATCATCGTCTTCCACCAGCTCAGCAAGGACGAGATCATCAAGATCGTCGACCTGATGCTGAACCGGCTCGACGCGCAGCTGAAGAACAAGGACATGGGCCTCGAGCTCACGCCGGCGGCCAAGGAGCTGCTGGCTGAGAAGGGCTATGACCCGGTTCTGGGTGCGCGGCCGCTGCGTCGCACGATCCAGCGCGAGATCGAGGACGCGCTCAGCGAGCGGATCCTCTTCGGAGAGCTGACCGCTGGGCAGATCGTGGTCGTCGACGCCGAGGGCGAGGGCAAGGAGGCGAAGTTCACCTTCCGAGGCGAGCTGAAGCCGTCGATCCTGCCCGACATCCCGCCCATGGGTGAGGTCATCGCGGAGCCGTAA
- a CDS encoding A/G-specific DNA-adenine glycosylase produces the protein MDFATAVSAWFAEEARDLPWRAADASPWGVLVSEIMLQQTPVQRVLPAYAAWMHRWPDPAALAADSPGEAVRMWGKLGYPRRALRLHACAVELVHRFNGQVPEDVDALLSLPGIGEYTARAVATFAFGQRHPVVDTNVRRVVARAITGEGEAGPPSTRRDLAAVEVLLPASRPEAARFSAAAMELGALVCTARTPRCAACPVAAQCRWRLAGYPSYTGPSRRPQRFAGTDRQVRGLLMDVLRAADGPVVAGDLDINWSDRAQLARALDTLVVDGLIDPLPDGRFALPGHR, from the coding sequence ATGGATTTCGCAACCGCCGTCAGCGCCTGGTTCGCCGAAGAGGCACGCGACCTTCCGTGGCGTGCGGCGGACGCTTCACCTTGGGGCGTGCTGGTGAGCGAGATCATGCTTCAGCAGACACCGGTGCAGCGTGTGCTCCCGGCCTATGCCGCCTGGATGCACCGCTGGCCCGACCCGGCCGCCCTCGCCGCCGACTCGCCGGGTGAGGCGGTGCGGATGTGGGGCAAGCTCGGATACCCCCGCCGAGCCCTGCGGCTGCACGCGTGCGCGGTCGAACTGGTCCATCGCTTCAACGGGCAGGTGCCAGAGGACGTCGACGCGCTCCTGAGCCTGCCGGGGATCGGTGAGTACACCGCGCGGGCGGTAGCCACCTTCGCCTTCGGGCAGCGCCATCCCGTCGTCGACACCAATGTGCGGCGGGTGGTGGCGCGGGCCATCACCGGTGAGGGTGAGGCCGGGCCACCTTCGACCCGGCGGGACCTCGCCGCAGTCGAGGTGCTGCTACCAGCATCCCGACCGGAGGCGGCCCGTTTCAGCGCTGCCGCGATGGAACTCGGGGCGCTGGTCTGTACGGCCCGCACACCGCGCTGCGCCGCCTGCCCGGTCGCTGCGCAGTGCCGGTGGCGGCTGGCCGGCTATCCCAGCTACACCGGGCCGTCACGGCGACCTCAGCGCTTCGCCGGCACGGACCGTCAGGTGCGGGGTCTGCTGATGGACGTACTTCGTGCCGCCGACGGGCCGGTCGTGGCCGGTGACCTCGACATCAACTGGTCCGATCGCGCGCAACTGGCCCGGGCACTGGACACGCTCGTCGTCGATGGGCTGATCGATCCGCTGCCGGACGGTCGCTTCGCCCTCCCCGGCCACCGCTGA
- a CDS encoding diadenylate cyclase, producing the protein MEAMHSGQESNGESLTTTEQDVALRAVLSTVAPGTSLRDGLERILRGNTGALIVLGWDRTVESLCTGGFPLDVDFSATRLRELCKMDGAVVLTGDGQRITQAATHLMPDPAVHTEESGTRHRTAQRVAVQTGYPVISVSQSMRIISLYLGYRRYVLESSGELLTRANQAIATLERYKSRLDEVSNTLSALEIEDLVTVRDATVVSQRIEMVRRIADEITGYAVELGTDGRLLTLQLEELMAGVESDRELIARDYVPAVRLSRVGEAVTSELDSLSSIDLLDLGLVARALGYGSSPEVLDSPATPRGYRLLARVPRLPSAVVDRVVEKFGDLQKLLAATVEDLQTVDGVGDARARSVREAISRLADASIIDRYQ; encoded by the coding sequence ATGGAAGCGATGCACTCGGGGCAGGAATCGAACGGGGAGTCATTGACAACGACTGAGCAGGACGTCGCGCTGCGCGCCGTCCTCTCCACCGTGGCACCGGGGACATCGCTGCGTGACGGCCTGGAACGCATCCTCCGCGGCAACACCGGCGCGCTCATCGTGCTCGGCTGGGATCGCACCGTCGAGTCGCTCTGCACCGGCGGCTTTCCCCTGGACGTCGACTTCTCGGCCACCCGGCTCCGCGAGCTCTGCAAGATGGACGGGGCGGTTGTGCTGACCGGCGACGGCCAGCGGATCACCCAGGCCGCCACCCACCTCATGCCTGACCCGGCAGTGCATACCGAGGAGTCGGGTACCCGGCACCGCACCGCGCAGCGAGTCGCCGTCCAGACCGGGTATCCGGTCATCTCGGTCTCCCAGTCAATGCGGATCATCAGCCTCTACCTCGGCTACCGCCGGTACGTGCTCGAAAGCTCCGGCGAGCTGCTGACCCGGGCCAACCAGGCCATCGCGACGCTCGAACGCTACAAGTCCAGGCTGGATGAGGTCTCTAACACGCTCTCGGCCCTGGAGATCGAAGATCTTGTCACTGTCCGGGACGCCACCGTCGTCTCGCAGCGCATCGAGATGGTCCGCCGCATCGCCGACGAGATCACCGGCTACGCCGTCGAACTGGGCACCGACGGCCGGCTGCTGACCCTGCAGTTGGAGGAGCTGATGGCCGGGGTCGAGTCCGACCGTGAGCTGATCGCCCGTGACTACGTCCCCGCCGTGCGGCTCAGCCGGGTCGGCGAGGCGGTCACCAGCGAGCTCGACAGCCTCTCCAGCATCGATCTCCTCGACCTCGGCCTCGTCGCGCGCGCCCTCGGCTACGGGTCGAGCCCGGAGGTCCTCGACTCACCGGCCACGCCTCGCGGCTACCGGCTGCTGGCCCGCGTGCCCCGCCTCCCTTCGGCGGTCGTCGATCGGGTTGTCGAGAAGTTCGGTGATCTGCAGAAGCTACTGGCGGCCACCGTCGAGGACCTGCAGACCGTTGACGGGGTCGGCGATGCCCGGGCCCGCAGCGTCCGCGAAGCGATCTCCCGCCTCGCTGACGCCTCGATCATCGACCGCTACCAGTAG